A stretch of Aureispira sp. CCB-E DNA encodes these proteins:
- a CDS encoding FKBP-type peptidyl-prolyl cis-trans isomerase, producing the protein MNKVLVVGVVVVLIVIVGMWMSKSMQRQKEAAAKAIVDGQQFLKKNAQRENVVTTASGLQYEVLVEGSGDQPVLSSKVKTHYHGTLIDGTVFDSSVERGEPIEFPLNGVIKGWQEGIPLMSSGAKYRFYIPQELAYGMRSPSPAIPPGSTLIFEVELLSFR; encoded by the coding sequence ATGAATAAAGTATTGGTAGTTGGTGTTGTCGTTGTTTTGATTGTCATTGTTGGTATGTGGATGTCGAAAAGTATGCAACGCCAAAAAGAGGCTGCGGCGAAGGCAATTGTTGACGGACAACAGTTTTTGAAAAAAAATGCTCAAAGGGAGAATGTGGTGACAACTGCTTCTGGACTGCAATATGAAGTGCTTGTAGAGGGGAGTGGTGATCAACCTGTGTTGTCTTCAAAAGTGAAAACTCATTATCATGGAACCTTAATTGATGGAACTGTATTCGATAGTTCTGTAGAGCGAGGCGAACCAATAGAGTTTCCATTAAATGGTGTGATCAAAGGCTGGCAAGAAGGAATTCCGTTGATGTCTTCGGGGGCAAAATACCGTTTTTACATTCCACAAGAATTAGCTTATGGAATGCGTTCTCCTTCGCCTGCTATTCCTCCTGGTTCTACACTCATTTTTGAAGTAGAGCTACTTAGTTTTAGATAA
- a CDS encoding FKBP-type peptidyl-prolyl cis-trans isomerase, translating to MKNKLGWIGFFILGLVGSLLAQEPKADSTKQTTKKPSPAVLIKEFSYSYGYSFAKDLKEKSSFEANEMAAKEVLKGLKDGLKADTAKLAETNRHLEERLNSETPAKTEEEGKKTAYHLGYNAIANMMVMLELPSSDFHYGCIKKGYMDFTKGKDSKFTETERNDKLNAYFQEKQTAMQEKMLAKRKEEAAQNLALGQKFLEENAKKENIQTTASGLQYQVIKEGEGEYPTLKSQVVTHYTGTLMDGRVFDSSIERGQPAVFPLNAVIQGWQEGIQLMKKGSRYRLFVPAALGYGENSPASIPPNSVLIFDVELIDIKEEDPATSNAKSKMSYSYGYMIGKSLERVNFSADEKSPNQFVQGFAKGFDAAQQDVAVVESLLKARMEAGEPTKDVEAAKKIAFGIGFSSAAGIATQIGAISTEFDFNAVGVGYSTALKGEDSQFSDEEMNGFLKTYFEPKQQAFKERMETEQQAEAMANIAAGEKFMAENAKKEGVVQMENGMQYMVLKEGAKDEIRATLQDKVTTHYHGTLIDGTVFDSSVERGEPATFPLNGVIEGWQAGIPLMPVGAKYRFFIPAKLAYGNRAMGATIGPGSTLIFDVELIKIN from the coding sequence ATGAAGAATAAATTGGGATGGATTGGCTTTTTTATCCTTGGTTTAGTGGGAAGTTTATTAGCCCAAGAACCGAAGGCGGATTCTACGAAACAAACAACTAAAAAGCCAAGTCCAGCAGTTCTTATCAAAGAATTTAGCTACTCTTATGGATATAGCTTTGCCAAAGATTTAAAAGAAAAATCAAGCTTTGAAGCGAATGAAATGGCAGCAAAGGAAGTGCTAAAAGGATTGAAAGACGGTTTGAAAGCAGATACTGCTAAGTTAGCAGAAACCAATCGCCACTTAGAGGAACGATTAAACAGCGAAACACCCGCTAAAACAGAAGAAGAGGGAAAAAAAACGGCTTATCACTTAGGATATAATGCCATTGCGAATATGATGGTTATGTTAGAACTACCTAGCTCAGATTTTCATTATGGCTGCATCAAAAAAGGGTACATGGATTTCACAAAGGGCAAGGATTCTAAGTTTACAGAAACGGAAAGGAATGATAAGTTGAATGCTTATTTTCAAGAGAAACAAACTGCCATGCAAGAAAAGATGTTGGCAAAAAGAAAAGAAGAAGCGGCTCAAAATTTGGCATTGGGACAAAAGTTTTTGGAAGAAAATGCTAAAAAGGAAAATATTCAGACAACCGCTTCAGGCTTGCAATATCAAGTGATCAAAGAAGGTGAAGGAGAATACCCAACCTTAAAGAGTCAGGTTGTTACACATTATACAGGAACATTAATGGACGGACGAGTATTCGACAGTTCTATTGAAAGAGGTCAGCCTGCTGTATTCCCTCTAAATGCTGTAATTCAAGGCTGGCAAGAAGGCATTCAATTGATGAAAAAAGGAAGCCGTTACCGCTTGTTTGTTCCTGCTGCTTTGGGCTATGGTGAAAATAGTCCTGCTTCTATACCTCCTAATTCTGTGTTGATTTTTGATGTTGAATTGATTGATATCAAAGAAGAAGACCCTGCAACCAGCAACGCCAAAAGTAAAATGAGTTACTCTTATGGTTACATGATTGGGAAAAGCCTTGAGAGAGTTAACTTTAGTGCAGACGAAAAAAGTCCCAATCAATTTGTGCAAGGTTTTGCCAAAGGATTTGATGCAGCGCAACAAGATGTAGCCGTTGTAGAAAGTTTGTTGAAAGCAAGAATGGAAGCAGGAGAGCCAACCAAAGATGTAGAAGCGGCTAAGAAAATTGCTTTTGGAATTGGTTTTTCTTCTGCGGCAGGAATTGCTACACAAATTGGAGCCATTTCTACGGAATTTGATTTTAATGCTGTAGGAGTAGGATACTCTACGGCACTAAAAGGAGAAGATTCTCAGTTTTCAGATGAAGAAATGAATGGCTTTTTGAAGACTTACTTTGAACCTAAGCAACAAGCGTTTAAAGAGCGTATGGAAACAGAACAACAAGCCGAAGCGATGGCTAATATTGCTGCTGGTGAGAAATTTATGGCAGAAAATGCCAAAAAAGAGGGTGTTGTTCAGATGGAAAATGGGATGCAGTATATGGTTTTAAAAGAAGGAGCAAAAGATGAGATTCGAGCTACTTTACAAGATAAAGTTACAACACATTATCATGGTACATTGATTGACGGAACTGTATTTGACAGCTCTGTGGAGCGTGGCGAACCAGCTACTTTCCCATTAAATGGTGTTATAGAAGGTTGGCAAGCAGGAATTCCTTTGATGCCTGTAGGGGCAAAGTATCGATTTTTTATTCCAGCCAAATTAGCTTATGGCAATAGAGCGATGGGAGCAACCATAGGTCCTGGCTCAACTTTAATTTTCGACGTAGAGTTGATTAAAATAAACTAG
- a CDS encoding FKBP-type peptidyl-prolyl cis-trans isomerase, protein MREQSYSLGILLGNNLVGQVDVEGLDFDALGKGLVDVLKGGELEMTEEEANYTAQMFLQESAAKMAMKAGEEEANFMAENGAREGVVTTASGLQYEILTEGDGAIPKIHEKVVAHYEGKLLTGKIFDSSYKRGQPATFPVNGLIKGWQEALQIMPVGSKWRLYIPSNLGYGARGAGNDIPGNATLIFDLELLQITR, encoded by the coding sequence ATGAGAGAGCAAAGTTATAGTTTAGGAATTTTGTTGGGAAATAATTTAGTAGGGCAAGTAGATGTGGAAGGTTTGGATTTTGATGCATTGGGTAAAGGTCTTGTGGATGTATTGAAAGGTGGAGAGTTGGAAATGACAGAGGAAGAAGCAAACTATACAGCTCAAATGTTTCTACAAGAGTCAGCTGCTAAAATGGCTATGAAAGCTGGTGAAGAAGAGGCTAATTTTATGGCTGAAAATGGTGCTCGTGAAGGTGTTGTTACAACTGCTTCGGGCTTACAATATGAGATTTTGACGGAAGGCGATGGTGCTATCCCTAAAATTCACGAAAAAGTAGTTGCTCACTACGAAGGTAAATTGTTGACAGGTAAAATCTTTGATTCTTCTTACAAAAGAGGACAACCAGCTACTTTCCCTGTTAACGGTTTAATCAAAGGATGGCAAGAAGCTTTACAAATTATGCCTGTTGGTTCTAAATGGAGATTGTACATTCCTTCTAACCTAGGTTATGGGGCAAGAGGAGCAGGAAATGATATTCCTGGAAATGCTACTTTGATTTTTGATTTGGAGTTATTGCAAATTACACGCTAA